Genomic segment of Streptomyces sp. NBC_01210:
CTGGGCCGAGCGCACGGCGATCGAGGCCGCGGACGCGGTGATCGCCGTCTCCCGCGGTATGCGCGCCGACATCCTCGCCTGCTATCCCGCCCTCGATCCGGACCGGGTGCATGTCGTCCACAACGGCATCGACACCCGTCTGTACCGTCCCGACCACGAGACGACCGCACTCGAGCGGATCGGCCTCGACCCGCACCGCCCGTTCGTCCTCTTCGTCGGCCGTATCACCCGGCAGAAGGGCGTCCCGCATCTGCTGCGCGCCGCCCGCTCCTTCGACCCGGACGCCCAGCTGGTGCTGGCGGCCGGCGCCCCCGACACCCCGGAGATCGGACATGAGTTCCGGGAGCTGGTCGAGGAGCTGGACCGCGTACGCGACGGGGTGCACTGGATTCCCGAGATGCTGCCGCGTCCGCAGGTGATCCAACTCCTCAGCCATGCCGCGGTGTTCGTCTGCCCCTCGGTGTACGAGCCGCTGGGCATCGTCAATCTGGAGGCCATGGCCTGCGGAACGGCTGTCGTCGCGTCGGCGGTCGGCGGCATCCCCGAGGTCGTGGAGGACGGACGCACGGGACTGCTCGTGCCCTACGACGCCGCTCACCCCGAAGCCTTCGAGTCGGGTCTCACCCAGTCGGTGAACCGGGTTCTCGACGACGCCGGGGAGGCAGCGAGGATGGGCGCGGCCGGACGGGATCGCGCGGTTCGTGAGTTCGGCTGGGACCAGGTGGCCCGGCGCACGTACGAGGTGTACGAGGAGTTGCTCAAACAGCCATAGCGGCCATGGCGGGCATGGCGGGCATGGCACGCATAGAGGGGGCGCGATGCGCGGTGGACCTTCGGTGCTCGGAATCGTACTGGCCGGCGGGGAGGGCAAGCGGCTGATGCCGCTCACCGCCGACCGGGCAAAACCGGCGGTGACCTTCGGCGGCATGTACCGGCTCGTCGATTTCGTCCTCTCCAGCCTCGTCAACGGCGACATCCTGCGTATCTGCGTACTGACCCAGTACAAGTCGCACTCGCTGGACCGCCATGTGACCACCACCTGGCGGATGTCGAGTCTGCTCGGCAACTACGTCACGCCCGTACCGGCCCAGCAGCGGCTCGGCCGGCGCTGGTATCTCGGCAGTGCGGACGCGATCCTGCAGTCACTCAACCTCGTCAACGACGAACAGCCCGACTACATCGCGGTGTTCGGCGCCGACCACGTCTACCGGATGGACCCGCGGCAGATGCTGCAGCGGCACATCGAGAGCGGAGCCGGCGTCACCGTCGCCGGGATCAAGGTGCCGCGCGCCGAAGCGTCCTCCTTCGGGATCATCACACCCGCCTCCGACGGCGCCCGGGTCGAGCGGTTCCTGGAGAAACCCGCCGACCCGCCGGGGCTGCCGGGTGACCCCGACCGGGTATTCGCCTCCATGGGCAACTACCTCTTCTCCACCAAGGTGCTCGTGGACGCTCTCCACCGGGACGCCGAGGACGAGCGCTCGGTCCATGACATGGGCGGCTCGATACTGCCGATGCTCACCGAGCGCGGTGTGGCACACCTCTACGACTTCGATGAGAACCATGTGCCCGGTGAGAGTGCGCGGGAGCACGGTTACTGGCGTGATGTGGGCACCATCGACACGTACTACGAAGCCCATATGGATCTGATTCCGGACCGTCCGGTCTTCGACCTCGACAACCGGCGCTGGCCCCTCTACACCCACTCCGGCCAGCTGCCGCCCGCCCGCCTCATCGGCGCGGGCATCGCGAGCGAGTCGATCATCAGCCCCGGCTGTGTCGTCCGCGGCCAGGTCACCCGGTCCGTGCTCTCGCCCGGCGTTGTCGTCGGAGAGGGGGCGGTGGTGCAGGGCTCGGTCCTCCACGACAACGTTCGCATCGGTCGGGGTGCGGTGGTGCGTGGCTCGATCCTGGACAAGAACGTGGATGTCCCGCCCGGCGCGACGATCGGCGTCAACCCCGAGCGCGACCAGGAGCTTTACACCGTCTCGAAGAACGGAGTCATCGCGCTGGGGAAGGGCCGGCGCGTGCTGTGAGGCTTGCCGGCCCAAAGAGGGGCCCCGCGGCTGATTGCCGATCGTGCCACCCGGGAATCACAGGGGTGAGGGGCCTGTCGTTGCGTGGATGCCTCCGACGGCTGCCCCAGTCGGTTTTCTTGGCCTGAACCGGCTGCCGAGACTGCCCAGTGAAGAACGGAGTGATTCCATGCGTGCGCACAGGCAAGCCCGTCGGCGAGCCGCATGCGCGACGTACACCCTGCCGCAGGCAGAGACATCGGCCCGCTGGGCGCGGCATCTGACGACCGCCTTCCTCACCAGCGGACGCGGCGAGGAGGTGTCCGGGGACCAGGTGGAAGACGTGACCCTGGTCGTCTCTGAGCTCGTCACCAATGCCACCCGGCACGGCCGCAGCGGCTGCCGACTCCGGCTGCACATCGACACCGGACTGGTCACCGTCGAAGTGGAGGACAGCAGTCCCATACCGCCGCGGTTGTGTTCAGCGCAGGAGTCGGACGAGGGCGGGCGGGGCATCGCGTTGGTGCGTCAGCTCGCGCAGCACTTCGCCGTGCGCGGCGGACCCGGCGGCGGCAAGACCGTACAGGCCGTACTCGCCTCGAGCTGAAGGAGAGCGGCTCTCCTTCAGCTGTGCCCTCAGCACGGCTGGCGCCACACCCCCAGATCGAGCTTCTTGCGCATGGAACTGAGCCCCAGCTGACGAGCACGCTTGCAGAACTTGTCGACCGGGAGCGCGTACTCGACATGGAAGACGGCCTTGCCGGCCTTCACAAAAGGTGTCAGCGCCGCACAGTCGCCGTACTGCGCGCATTCCTCGTTCACGGCGAAGTCGAAATCGCCCACCAGCTGGGGCACTTGAGGCAGATCGTTCTTCAGCCCCACCGACAGGCCGCGCTCGTGCGCCAGGCGCGCGATCATGCGGTTGTACGCGAGCTGGTGCGCGGCGGTCAGCGGAAAGCCGGTCTCGTTGAGATAGGCGTCCAGCAGATCGGGCTCGACCGCGTCGAAGCCGCGTGACCGGCAGATGTCCATGCGCTCGGCCATCAGCGGGCGGAGGGTGTCGAGACGGCGGATGTCCAGCCAGCGTTCGCCCTCCCAGCCGTTCTGGCCGCCCAGGACGGCGGCGGAGAAGTTCCTGTGGTCGGGGCGGAAGGACTCCCATGCGCCGGCGTTGATGTAGCAGATGACCTTGCGGCCGGCCCGGTGTAGCCGGCGGACGGTCGCCGCGTCGTTCTCGAAGCCGTCGATGTCGTAGACCGGTACGTCGACCCGGTCGTCGATCGGGCCGTCGAGCTGCCACTGCCAGGCGGTACCGGGCCGCGGCAGCCAGCGCGGTCCCGGAGTGGGGTGATCGGGGGTGGGGTCCGGAGGCGGGGCCGAGCAGGCTGCCAGCAGCAGAAGAGCGAGGCCGAGGATCACGGTCCGCAGCCGGGTCGTGCAGTTCATGAGGCCTTCCGGAGAACGGGCGGCAGGGCCGACCACGGGTTGGGCCCGTGGCCGGGTACGGCGCAGTGCACCGCGGCACGGCGGAGTTCCGCGGTACGGGCGGCGAGCCCGCAGAGCCCGGCCGGCACCCCGTGCACCAGGTGACAGAAGCGGGCCGGCGGATGACCGGCGGTCCAGGACGGGGCGGCCGGGGCCGCCCGGTAGGCGTCCCAGCCGCCCTCGAAGGTGACCAGCAGATCGGCGAGCGCCGCGTAGCCGGCGGCGGGATGGACGCCCGGGTTGAGCGCGACGGTCTGGCCGCCGCGGGCCCTGGCGGCACGGGTCAGCCGCCGATAGTGGCGCAGCCCGGCTGCGTCGGGAGCGACCTGGTCGAGGAAGAACCCGTCCGTGGCATACCAGTCGCGGTAGCGCTCGAAGTCGTGCACGACCGCCCGGGCCGGGCGGCGCCCGTAGTCGGTGTCCGCGTATCCCAGCACCCGTACACCGGCCGCCCGCAGCGCGCGGACGGCGGTGGTGAACGCCGGGTCGGGGGCGTCGCCGGGTCCGTCATCGATATTGAGCACGACGCCGTAGAGAAGTGGTGCGGATGCGACGAGGACGTTCCAGGCGTCGGGGTTGACGGCGGGGTGGACGTACATCGGCACGAGGAGTGTCATGCGTGACGGCCCTCCGTTGCCGTGCCGGCGGAGCCCGGATCGCCGCGGTGCGGCAGGTGGTTGCCGGGCGCGGGCCGGATGCTCGCCGCCGGTGCGCCGTTCTCTGCGGCCCAGCCGTCGAAGCACACGACCCGCCCCGTCGCCCCGGTCATCGGGCTGCCCCGGCCGGGGCCGATGACTCCCACAGAGCGGTGAGGGAGTCGTCCAAGGTGCGTTCCGGTCGCCAGTCCAGCGCGGCACGCGCCGCCGCGATGTCCGCGCACTGCCAGGACACGGCCGGCGAACGCGCCGAGCCGTCGCCCGTCTGCTCGAGGCGGCCGCGGAAGCCGGCCACCCTCACCAGTGAGTCCGCCAGTTCGCGTACCGCGGTGGCGCGGCCGCTGCCGATGTTGAGTACGGGCGGCAGCGG
This window contains:
- the glgA gene encoding glycogen synthase — encoded protein: MKVGLLTREFPPDVYGGAGVHVEFLARELRALADIEVHCWGEGAAEGVLRHQPLAGLDGANDVLRTFSVDLAMAAELQGRELVHSHTWYANLAGHLAKLLHGVPHVMTAHSLEPLRPWKTEQLGGGYALSSWAERTAIEAADAVIAVSRGMRADILACYPALDPDRVHVVHNGIDTRLYRPDHETTALERIGLDPHRPFVLFVGRITRQKGVPHLLRAARSFDPDAQLVLAAGAPDTPEIGHEFRELVEELDRVRDGVHWIPEMLPRPQVIQLLSHAAVFVCPSVYEPLGIVNLEAMACGTAVVASAVGGIPEVVEDGRTGLLVPYDAAHPEAFESGLTQSVNRVLDDAGEAARMGAAGRDRAVREFGWDQVARRTYEVYEELLKQP
- the glgC gene encoding glucose-1-phosphate adenylyltransferase; its protein translation is MRGGPSVLGIVLAGGEGKRLMPLTADRAKPAVTFGGMYRLVDFVLSSLVNGDILRICVLTQYKSHSLDRHVTTTWRMSSLLGNYVTPVPAQQRLGRRWYLGSADAILQSLNLVNDEQPDYIAVFGADHVYRMDPRQMLQRHIESGAGVTVAGIKVPRAEASSFGIITPASDGARVERFLEKPADPPGLPGDPDRVFASMGNYLFSTKVLVDALHRDAEDERSVHDMGGSILPMLTERGVAHLYDFDENHVPGESAREHGYWRDVGTIDTYYEAHMDLIPDRPVFDLDNRRWPLYTHSGQLPPARLIGAGIASESIISPGCVVRGQVTRSVLSPGVVVGEGAVVQGSVLHDNVRIGRGAVVRGSILDKNVDVPPGATIGVNPERDQELYTVSKNGVIALGKGRRVL
- a CDS encoding ATP-binding protein, producing the protein MRAHRQARRRAACATYTLPQAETSARWARHLTTAFLTSGRGEEVSGDQVEDVTLVVSELVTNATRHGRSGCRLRLHIDTGLVTVEVEDSSPIPPRLCSAQESDEGGRGIALVRQLAQHFAVRGGPGGGKTVQAVLASS
- a CDS encoding endo alpha-1,4 polygalactosaminidase, with translation MNCTTRLRTVILGLALLLLAACSAPPPDPTPDHPTPGPRWLPRPGTAWQWQLDGPIDDRVDVPVYDIDGFENDAATVRRLHRAGRKVICYINAGAWESFRPDHRNFSAAVLGGQNGWEGERWLDIRRLDTLRPLMAERMDICRSRGFDAVEPDLLDAYLNETGFPLTAAHQLAYNRMIARLAHERGLSVGLKNDLPQVPQLVGDFDFAVNEECAQYGDCAALTPFVKAGKAVFHVEYALPVDKFCKRARQLGLSSMRKKLDLGVWRQPC
- a CDS encoding spherulation-specific family 4 protein — translated: MTLLVPMYVHPAVNPDAWNVLVASAPLLYGVVLNIDDGPGDAPDPAFTTAVRALRAAGVRVLGYADTDYGRRPARAVVHDFERYRDWYATDGFFLDQVAPDAAGLRHYRRLTRAARARGGQTVALNPGVHPAAGYAALADLLVTFEGGWDAYRAAPAAPSWTAGHPPARFCHLVHGVPAGLCGLAARTAELRRAAVHCAVPGHGPNPWSALPPVLRKAS